A window from Planococcus maritimus encodes these proteins:
- a CDS encoding IreB family regulatory phosphoprotein, protein MSSFDRTMKFDSSDESMEQDVKQVMLQVHAALEEKGYNPINQIVGYLLSGDPAYIPRHQDARNMIRKLERDEILEELVKFYIKKNNEE, encoded by the coding sequence GTGAGCTCATTTGATCGCACGATGAAATTTGATTCATCCGATGAGTCGATGGAGCAGGACGTAAAGCAAGTAATGTTGCAGGTCCATGCTGCTCTAGAAGAAAAAGGCTATAACCCGATCAATCAGATCGTCGGGTATCTGCTTTCAGGTGATCCGGCTTATATCCCTCGCCACCAGGATGCCCGGAACATGATCCGGAAACTGGAGCGGGATGAAATTTTGGAAGAACTGGTGAAGTTCTATATCAAAAAGAATAACGAGGAATAA
- the ruvX gene encoding Holliday junction resolvase RuvX encodes MRTMGLDVGSKTIGVAISDALGWTAQGIETVKIDEANGQFGLERLGELIKEYKVTEAVVGYPKNMNNSIGPRAEASEKFAALLKEGYDIPVVLWDERLTTMAAEKMLISADVSRKNRKKVIDKMAAVMILQGYLDSKK; translated from the coding sequence ATGCGAACAATGGGATTGGATGTTGGCTCCAAAACGATCGGAGTGGCGATTAGTGATGCGCTTGGTTGGACAGCCCAGGGCATTGAAACCGTCAAAATCGATGAGGCGAATGGCCAGTTTGGTCTTGAACGTCTTGGCGAATTGATCAAGGAGTACAAAGTAACGGAAGCGGTCGTGGGCTACCCGAAGAACATGAATAACTCTATCGGGCCACGGGCAGAAGCTTCCGAAAAGTTTGCAGCATTGCTAAAAGAAGGATATGATATACCGGTAGTGCTTTGGGATGAAAGACTGACAACAATGGCAGCAGAGAAAATGCTGATTTCTGCCGATGTCAGCCGAAAAAATCGCAAAAAAGTAATCGACAAGATGGCCGCAGTGATGATTTTACAAGGCTATCTTGATTCAAAAAAATGA
- a CDS encoding DUF1292 domain-containing protein, whose amino-acid sequence MEHGQEHITVVDEHGNEQLFEVLFTFESEDFGKSYVLYFPVGADEDEEGEIEIHASSFTENLDSDEKVSGGELRPVETEEEWDMIEEMLNTFLEEEEENEEQ is encoded by the coding sequence ATGGAACATGGTCAAGAGCATATTACAGTAGTGGACGAGCACGGAAACGAGCAATTATTCGAAGTGTTGTTCACATTTGAATCGGAAGATTTCGGAAAATCATACGTCTTGTATTTCCCAGTAGGAGCAGATGAAGACGAAGAAGGCGAGATCGAAATCCACGCATCTTCTTTCACTGAAAACCTGGATTCTGATGAGAAAGTTTCCGGCGGCGAACTTCGCCCAGTAGAAACTGAAGAAGAATGGGACATGATCGAAGAAATGCTTAACACTTTCCTCGAGGAAGAAGAAGAAAACGAAGAGCAATAA
- the mltG gene encoding endolytic transglycosylase MltG, translating to MEKQSKKDVMFDRMKEKKKEVRVVRRIVLIVALVLLVVVAVVGWQAYSYVTDALEPMDPDSEKVIDVEVPIGSNLDSIAALLEENEVIKDARIYKYYVKFQNESEFQAGNYGLTQSMTLEEITESLKTGKVYHEPLYTINVPEGLTLEEIAERVIAEKTDYSAEQFMEQVQDETYIEELMVKYPDLLTEDIKGEDVKFALEGYLFPATYPIYEENPSLTVLIEQMLDATKATIEPYQSVLQEQEKSPHWLLTFASLLEEEATAKSDRQTIASVFYNRMDQDMPLQTDPTVIYAMGEHKDRLFNSDYEFEDPYSTYTNKGLPPGPIAAAGASSIEAVLDPNQTDYLYFLADSEGKNYFSTSYEQHLQYRDEYIGN from the coding sequence GTGGAAAAGCAGTCAAAAAAGGACGTCATGTTCGACAGGATGAAGGAAAAGAAAAAAGAAGTGAGAGTGGTTCGGCGTATCGTGTTGATTGTCGCGCTCGTCCTTCTAGTGGTCGTCGCAGTAGTCGGCTGGCAAGCCTATAGCTATGTCACCGATGCACTCGAGCCAATGGATCCGGATTCTGAGAAAGTGATTGATGTCGAGGTGCCGATTGGCTCGAACTTGGATAGCATTGCCGCATTGCTTGAAGAAAATGAAGTCATCAAAGATGCCCGCATTTACAAGTATTACGTCAAATTCCAAAACGAATCGGAGTTCCAGGCCGGCAATTATGGTTTGACACAATCGATGACATTGGAAGAAATTACGGAAAGTTTGAAAACCGGGAAAGTCTATCATGAACCTTTATACACGATCAATGTTCCAGAAGGCCTGACCTTGGAAGAAATTGCCGAACGCGTCATTGCCGAAAAAACGGATTATAGCGCAGAGCAGTTTATGGAACAAGTGCAGGACGAAACGTATATCGAAGAATTGATGGTTAAATATCCTGATCTACTGACAGAAGACATCAAAGGCGAGGACGTTAAATTCGCATTGGAAGGTTATTTATTCCCTGCTACTTATCCAATCTATGAGGAAAACCCTTCATTGACCGTGTTAATTGAGCAGATGCTTGATGCCACCAAAGCGACAATTGAACCGTACCAAAGCGTCTTGCAGGAACAAGAGAAATCGCCTCATTGGCTATTGACTTTTGCTTCATTGCTAGAAGAGGAAGCGACTGCGAAATCAGATCGCCAAACTATTGCCAGTGTCTTTTATAACCGGATGGATCAAGATATGCCGTTGCAGACAGATCCAACTGTCATTTATGCGATGGGCGAGCATAAGGACCGTTTGTTCAACTCGGATTACGAGTTTGAAGATCCTTATAGCACCTATACAAATAAAGGCTTGCCGCCTGGACCGATCGCCGCTGCCGGCGCATCATCCATTGAAGCGGTGCTCGATCCGAACCAAACGGATTATCTATACTTCCTAGCTGACTCAGAAGGCAAAAATTACTTCTCGACCAGTTACGAACAGCATCTTCAATACCGTGATGAATATATCGGAAATTGA
- a CDS encoding O-methyltransferase, with protein sequence MPETPIEALFKMMRTYAAEHHVPIMEEQGIGELLELLQEQNPHRLLELGTAIGYSALRIAQALPDVRIDTIERDQERYDKALGFIQQSAMQDRVQVICADALELDIAELTPSYDAVFIDAAKGQYERFFNKYESLLVKGGTIYCDNMSMHGMVDQPIKEVPRRKRTMIRNIRAFREKMDGHPGFDCELLPVGDGLLVCRKK encoded by the coding sequence ATGCCTGAAACACCAATAGAAGCATTATTCAAAATGATGCGCACCTATGCGGCAGAACATCATGTGCCGATCATGGAAGAACAGGGCATCGGGGAGCTGCTCGAATTATTGCAAGAGCAGAACCCGCACCGCTTGCTCGAGCTGGGAACAGCAATCGGCTATTCGGCGCTTCGGATAGCCCAGGCTTTGCCCGACGTCAGGATTGACACGATTGAACGGGACCAAGAGCGGTACGACAAAGCACTTGGATTTATTCAGCAATCGGCAATGCAAGACCGCGTGCAAGTCATCTGTGCCGATGCGCTTGAACTGGATATTGCAGAATTGACTCCGTCGTACGATGCCGTGTTCATCGATGCTGCAAAAGGGCAATATGAACGTTTTTTTAATAAATACGAAAGTTTACTTGTTAAAGGCGGCACCATTTACTGCGATAATATGTCCATGCATGGTATGGTGGACCAGCCGATTAAAGAAGTGCCAAGACGCAAACGTACGATGATCCGTAATATCCGTGCGTTTCGTGAAAAAATGGATGGGCATCCCGGATTCGACTGTGAACTATTACCGGTCGGGGATGGGCTTCTCGTCTGCAGGAAAAAATGA
- the udk gene encoding uridine kinase produces MHKELTYMSKNRPVVIGIAGGSGSGKTSVTNSIYEVFKEHSVVVIEQDYYYKDQSDLAFEERLETNYDHPLAFDTDLLIDHVNELLERRAIEKPIYNYALHTRAEESVVIDPKDVIILEGILVLEDERLRELMDIKLFVDTDADLRIIRRLMRDINERGRTIDSVIEQYLTVVRPMHNQFIEPTKRYADVIIPEGGQNEVAIDLMVTKIKTILE; encoded by the coding sequence ATACACAAGGAGTTAACGTATATGTCTAAAAACAGACCGGTCGTCATCGGCATCGCTGGCGGTTCAGGATCAGGCAAGACCAGTGTCACCAATTCCATCTATGAAGTGTTCAAAGAACATTCCGTAGTGGTCATCGAACAGGATTATTATTATAAAGACCAAAGCGATCTCGCATTTGAAGAGCGTCTTGAAACCAACTACGACCATCCGCTCGCTTTTGATACGGATCTGTTAATCGATCATGTCAACGAATTGCTTGAACGAAGAGCGATTGAAAAGCCAATCTACAATTACGCTTTGCATACCCGTGCAGAAGAAAGCGTTGTGATTGACCCGAAAGACGTTATCATCTTGGAGGGCATCCTGGTCCTAGAAGACGAACGTTTGCGCGAACTAATGGACATTAAGCTCTTCGTCGACACCGATGCGGACCTGCGCATCATTCGCCGCTTAATGCGCGACATCAACGAGCGCGGACGGACGATCGACTCGGTTATTGAACAATATTTAACTGTCGTGCGCCCGATGCATAACCAATTCATCGAGCCGACGAAACGCTATGCGGACGTGATTATCCCCGAAGGTGGACAAAACGAAGTCGCAATCGACCTAATGGTTACAAAAATTAAAACAATTCTTGAATAG
- the greA gene encoding transcription elongation factor GreA — protein MANDKQFPMTAAGKQKLEDELDYLKTVKRKEVVERIKVARSFGDLSENSEYDSAKEDQAFVEGRISTLESMIRNAVIINEEEAGNDVVRLGKTVTFMEIPGGEEEAYTIVGSAEADPLEGRISNDSPIAKSMLGRTVGDRVKVLTPGGEMEVKIVSIN, from the coding sequence ATGGCAAATGATAAACAATTTCCGATGACAGCTGCCGGAAAGCAGAAGTTGGAAGATGAACTGGATTATTTGAAAACGGTCAAACGCAAAGAAGTGGTGGAACGCATCAAAGTAGCAAGAAGTTTCGGGGATTTATCCGAGAACTCCGAGTACGATTCTGCGAAAGAAGACCAAGCCTTTGTCGAAGGGCGTATTTCTACATTGGAATCCATGATCCGCAATGCGGTGATTATAAATGAAGAGGAAGCCGGCAACGATGTCGTGCGTCTCGGAAAAACAGTTACGTTTATGGAAATTCCAGGCGGTGAGGAAGAAGCTTACACTATCGTGGGCTCTGCGGAAGCAGATCCGTTGGAAGGGCGCATTTCGAACGATTCGCCAATTGCTAAAAGCATGCTTGGCCGCACTGTCGGTGACCGTGTCAAAGTGTTGACACCAGGCGGGGAAATGGAAGTCAAGATCGTTTCGATCAATTGA
- a CDS encoding YrrS family protein: MANEEKSYPSRLNKNKNNKNRSNSILNIMIALVFTLVVIIGATLLFGGGDDSADPESTETTPATESQTSGDDDPQVTAEENDLEAEEKAEEEAKAEEEAAKKEAEEKEKEEEEEETKGGTITREESNDPIVSETIVNTSWEPVGTSQSGDHVSSYQKNSVDWNEKIEAVTYATGLSQNDMYVMMVQNGGGPQQSIATVQSKDQSEKYRVYLEWVDGEGWKPEKMDVLKTLDGAY; the protein is encoded by the coding sequence ATGGCTAACGAAGAAAAATCATATCCCTCTCGTTTGAATAAGAATAAGAACAATAAAAATCGTTCGAATTCGATCCTGAATATCATGATCGCCTTAGTATTTACTTTGGTGGTTATCATCGGGGCGACATTGCTTTTCGGAGGCGGCGACGATTCAGCAGATCCTGAATCCACAGAAACCACGCCGGCAACGGAAAGCCAAACGAGCGGCGATGATGATCCGCAAGTAACGGCAGAAGAAAATGACCTCGAAGCGGAAGAAAAAGCGGAAGAGGAAGCCAAGGCTGAAGAAGAAGCAGCTAAAAAAGAAGCTGAAGAAAAAGAAAAAGAAGAAGAGGAAGAAGAAACAAAAGGCGGTACCATCACACGTGAAGAGTCCAACGACCCAATCGTCAGTGAAACCATCGTCAACACAAGCTGGGAGCCTGTTGGCACAAGCCAAAGCGGCGACCACGTCTCTTCTTACCAGAAAAACTCAGTCGATTGGAACGAAAAAATTGAAGCGGTCACTTACGCTACAGGATTGTCTCAAAATGACATGTATGTCATGATGGTTCAAAATGGCGGCGGCCCTCAACAATCGATTGCGACAGTTCAGTCGAAAGACCAATCCGAGAAATACCGCGTCTATCTTGAATGGGTGGACGGAGAAGGTTGGAAACCAGAAAAAATGGATGTACTCAAAACGCTGGACGGCGCCTATTAA
- the mtnN gene encoding 5'-methylthioadenosine/S-adenosylhomocysteine nucleosidase, whose amino-acid sequence MRIGVIGAMEEEVELLRNQLANTSVREIANSEFTTGTYKGQELILLKSGIGKVNAAMTTTILMQEFKPDLVLNIGSAGGFDEELEVGAVVISDEVRHHDVDATVFGYELGQVPQMPAAYIANKELVELAVQAVDDIGEHQHAVGLIATGDSFMSDPERVALVKQQFPAMKAAEMEAAAVAQVCFQYDTAFVVIRALSDIAGKESSVSFDEFLPVAAKHSTEIVLRVIEKMLQRV is encoded by the coding sequence ATGAGAATCGGTGTAATCGGCGCAATGGAAGAAGAAGTAGAGTTATTGCGCAATCAATTAGCGAACACATCTGTCCGTGAAATCGCCAATAGCGAATTCACAACGGGTACATACAAAGGGCAGGAACTCATTCTGCTGAAAAGTGGCATTGGCAAGGTTAATGCTGCGATGACTACGACGATTCTGATGCAGGAATTCAAACCGGACCTGGTCTTGAATATTGGGTCAGCCGGTGGTTTTGATGAAGAATTGGAAGTTGGTGCAGTAGTCATTTCAGATGAAGTGCGCCATCATGATGTCGACGCAACCGTATTCGGCTATGAGCTTGGCCAAGTGCCGCAAATGCCGGCTGCTTATATCGCCAACAAGGAATTGGTTGAACTTGCCGTCCAGGCGGTCGATGATATCGGTGAACATCAACATGCGGTCGGGCTTATTGCAACAGGTGATTCATTTATGAGCGATCCTGAACGTGTCGCCTTGGTGAAACAGCAATTTCCCGCGATGAAAGCAGCGGAAATGGAAGCGGCTGCCGTCGCGCAAGTTTGCTTCCAATACGATACGGCATTTGTCGTCATTCGCGCTCTGTCGGACATCGCCGGTAAGGAATCCTCGGTCTCATTCGATGAATTCCTGCCAGTGGCTGCCAAGCATTCCACTGAAATCGTCTTGCGTGTCATCGAAAAGATGCTCCAGCGCGTATAA
- the pssA gene encoding CDP-diacylglycerol--serine O-phosphatidyltransferase, with translation MDHTIKRLKCQAANTLTIGNMMFGGASLMATLNQQYSYSVLFIFIAAFLDRFDGMVARKYNQESELGKQLDSMGDIISFGVAPALLIYQLALQDFGLSGMVFTVIYISCGAFRLARFNICEPNGYFTGLPITAAGTVLTLSYFGFGHWSPAVYMFILLISSLLMISTFSLRKV, from the coding sequence ATGGATCACACCATCAAACGGCTGAAATGCCAGGCGGCCAACACGTTAACGATCGGCAATATGATGTTCGGCGGCGCCTCATTGATGGCGACGTTGAACCAGCAATACAGTTATAGTGTGCTGTTTATTTTCATAGCTGCATTTTTAGATCGCTTTGATGGGATGGTCGCCAGAAAATACAATCAGGAATCCGAACTCGGCAAACAATTGGATTCCATGGGGGATATCATTTCATTTGGCGTCGCCCCTGCACTTTTGATCTATCAACTGGCTTTGCAGGATTTCGGGCTATCCGGCATGGTATTTACAGTTATTTATATTTCATGCGGCGCTTTCCGCTTGGCGCGCTTTAATATTTGCGAACCGAATGGCTATTTTACCGGCTTGCCAATTACTGCAGCCGGAACTGTGCTGACTTTGTCATATTTCGGGTTTGGCCATTGGTCGCCCGCTGTTTATATGTTCATCTTATTGATTTCTTCATTATTAATGATCAGCACATTTTCATTGCGGAAAGTATAA
- a CDS encoding phosphatidylserine decarboxylase → MKKWLYQSMIELGNGKTSSAALKRFTQSIISQKAVPGFIKAYNIELGEIERPIGQYTSLHDFFTRRLKTHARPVANTELVSPVDGRVEIHGAIQNDSRFAVKGISYSLAELLGSKQSAQRYANGQYAILYLSPADYHRIHSPADGHVVNQYMLGEKSYPVNRLGLTYGKSPISGNRRLITELETANGRLLVVKVGAMYVNSIELTEFGTKWQKGHEVAYFSFGSTVALFFESRDLQFDEKIKDGHHIKVGEPLAYMV, encoded by the coding sequence ATGAAAAAATGGCTATATCAATCGATGATTGAATTGGGCAATGGCAAGACTAGCTCCGCAGCGTTAAAACGCTTTACTCAATCAATAATTAGCCAGAAGGCTGTGCCTGGATTTATCAAGGCCTATAACATCGAACTGGGTGAAATCGAACGTCCAATTGGGCAATACACGAGTTTGCATGATTTTTTTACACGTCGTTTGAAAACACATGCGAGACCGGTTGCGAACACTGAACTCGTCTCTCCTGTTGATGGGCGCGTTGAGATCCATGGCGCGATTCAAAACGATAGCCGCTTTGCGGTTAAAGGCATCAGCTATTCACTCGCAGAATTGTTAGGCAGCAAGCAATCAGCGCAGCGCTATGCAAACGGCCAATATGCAATCTTGTATTTATCGCCTGCAGATTACCACCGGATCCACAGCCCAGCAGATGGCCACGTCGTAAATCAATACATGCTCGGCGAAAAATCCTATCCGGTCAATCGCCTCGGATTAACTTATGGCAAATCGCCAATCAGCGGCAACCGGCGTCTCATTACGGAGCTAGAGACCGCAAACGGGCGTCTGCTCGTTGTAAAAGTCGGCGCCATGTATGTCAACTCCATTGAATTGACCGAGTTCGGCACTAAATGGCAGAAAGGCCATGAAGTCGCTTACTTTAGCTTTGGTTCGACAGTCGCTTTGTTTTTTGAAAGCCGCGATCTTCAGTTTGATGAGAAAATCAAGGACGGCCACCACATCAAGGTGGGAGAACCGCTTGCATATATGGTATAA
- a CDS encoding YqeG family HAD IIIA-type phosphatase, with amino-acid sequence MYRYFIPRQYVKEVFDITPESLKAKGVRGIITDLDNTLVEWDRPEATPRLIEWLKAMKDADIQVVIVSNNNEMRVKSFADPLGIPFIYQARKPMGKAFRKALKIMSVKREQVVVIGDQMLTDIFGGNRNKLHTILVLPVAQSDGFFTRFNRMVERRIMKRLKDKGQLMWEEEN; translated from the coding sequence GTGTATCGATATTTTATTCCAAGGCAGTATGTGAAAGAAGTTTTTGACATCACGCCAGAGTCATTGAAAGCAAAAGGGGTGCGCGGGATTATTACCGACCTCGACAATACCTTAGTAGAATGGGACCGTCCCGAAGCGACGCCACGCCTTATCGAGTGGCTGAAAGCGATGAAGGATGCGGACATTCAAGTGGTTATTGTGTCCAACAACAATGAGATGCGCGTGAAGTCGTTCGCTGACCCGCTCGGTATTCCATTTATTTACCAGGCAAGAAAGCCGATGGGCAAAGCCTTCAGGAAAGCGCTGAAAATTATGAGTGTTAAACGCGAACAAGTTGTCGTTATCGGCGATCAGATGCTGACGGACATTTTTGGCGGCAACCGCAATAAGCTTCATACGATTCTCGTATTGCCAGTCGCGCAATCAGACGGCTTTTTTACGCGTTTTAACCGGATGGTAGAACGACGGATCATGAAAAGATTGAAAGATAAAGGACAATTGATGTGGGAGGAAGAAAATTGA
- the yqeH gene encoding ribosome biogenesis GTPase YqeH, protein MTEMPYCIGCGVQIQTEQKDEIGYAPPSSLDKEEIICQRCFRLKNYNELQPVSLTDDDFLRILNGLGERKGLIVKIVDIFDFNGSWLPGLHRFVGNNPILLIANKADLLPKSVKEKKLLNWMKQESRKLGLNPIDILAVSAHKGTGVAEAMDAIEQYRDGGDVYVVGCTNVGKSTFINRVIKQATGEGDVITTSHFPGTTLDMIGIPLDDERSLYDTPGIINHHQLAHHLHTEDLKAIMPKKEIKPRVFQLNPEQTLFIGGLARFDFINGKRSSFTVHAANSLNIHRTKLDNADDLYAQHLGGMLAPPSAEYKEDFPELVRHEFRIKEGKTDIVFSGLGWITVQHDDVTIAAHAPKGVEVIVRPSLI, encoded by the coding sequence TTGACAGAAATGCCATATTGCATCGGTTGCGGTGTACAGATCCAAACAGAACAAAAAGACGAGATCGGCTACGCGCCACCGTCTTCGCTCGATAAAGAAGAAATCATCTGCCAACGCTGTTTCCGTTTAAAAAACTATAACGAATTGCAGCCGGTCTCTTTGACGGACGACGATTTCCTGCGCATCTTGAACGGCCTTGGTGAGCGTAAAGGCTTGATCGTGAAGATTGTCGATATTTTTGATTTCAACGGCAGCTGGCTACCGGGATTGCACCGCTTTGTCGGAAACAACCCGATTTTGCTCATTGCCAACAAAGCAGACTTGTTGCCGAAATCAGTCAAAGAGAAAAAACTGCTCAATTGGATGAAACAAGAGTCGCGTAAATTAGGCTTGAACCCAATCGATATTTTGGCTGTTTCCGCACACAAAGGTACAGGCGTCGCAGAAGCGATGGATGCAATTGAACAATACCGTGACGGTGGCGATGTCTACGTGGTCGGCTGTACGAATGTCGGGAAATCGACCTTCATCAACCGAGTCATTAAGCAAGCGACAGGCGAAGGTGATGTCATTACGACTTCTCATTTCCCTGGAACGACGCTGGATATGATCGGCATTCCGCTGGATGATGAACGATCGTTATACGATACGCCGGGCATCATCAATCATCATCAATTGGCGCACCATCTGCATACGGAAGATCTCAAGGCAATCATGCCGAAAAAAGAAATCAAGCCTCGTGTGTTCCAGTTGAACCCTGAACAGACCTTGTTCATCGGCGGATTGGCGCGTTTTGATTTCATCAATGGCAAACGTTCATCTTTCACGGTGCACGCGGCCAATTCATTGAATATTCATCGGACCAAATTGGACAATGCAGATGATTTGTACGCACAACATCTCGGCGGCATGCTTGCCCCGCCATCTGCTGAATATAAAGAAGATTTTCCTGAATTGGTGCGCCACGAATTCCGCATCAAAGAAGGCAAAACAGACATCGTCTTTTCAGGGCTAGGCTGGATTACGGTCCAGCACGACGATGTGACGATCGCTGCCCATGCACCAAAAGGGGTAGAAGTCATCGTCCGCCCATCGCTCATCTAG
- the aroE gene encoding shikimate dehydrogenase yields MKKWYAVIGDPIAHSLSPFMHDYWFDKHGIDASYIPVHVEPKQLEQALHSMKLLGNSGFNITLPHKQAAIPLLNELDETARIMNAVNTVVAHNGRLKGFNTDGDGFVRSLLSYPVDKDGAMLVIGAGGAARGISFALSRAGFSNITITNRTFRRAQELAEEIDSKAIVLTEAESNLSEFDTIVQTTSVGLTEEALPLSLTHLGSGSVVADIIYNPLETPFLKESKAKGCLVLNGVGMFVNQGAIAFEKWTGIRPDTEEMIELITEKLGGNHVNR; encoded by the coding sequence ATGAAGAAATGGTATGCAGTCATTGGAGACCCGATCGCGCATTCCTTATCGCCTTTTATGCACGACTACTGGTTTGACAAACATGGCATCGATGCTTCCTATATCCCTGTACATGTGGAACCTAAACAGCTAGAACAAGCGCTTCACTCCATGAAATTGCTTGGCAATAGCGGATTTAACATTACGTTGCCGCATAAGCAGGCGGCGATTCCGCTATTGAATGAATTGGACGAAACGGCACGCATTATGAATGCGGTCAATACGGTCGTAGCACATAATGGACGTCTAAAAGGATTCAACACCGATGGGGATGGCTTTGTCCGTTCACTTTTAAGTTATCCTGTCGATAAAGACGGTGCGATGCTCGTAATCGGTGCGGGCGGGGCGGCAAGAGGCATCAGTTTTGCACTCTCCCGTGCCGGCTTCAGTAATATTACCATTACAAACCGTACATTCAGAAGAGCGCAAGAATTGGCAGAGGAAATCGACAGCAAAGCGATCGTGTTGACTGAAGCGGAATCGAATTTGAGTGAATTTGATACGATCGTCCAGACCACCTCTGTCGGCTTGACAGAGGAAGCATTGCCGCTATCGCTGACACACCTTGGAAGCGGATCGGTGGTCGCGGATATTATCTACAATCCACTGGAAACACCATTTTTAAAAGAATCGAAAGCAAAAGGCTGTTTGGTGCTGAATGGTGTCGGCATGTTCGTTAACCAAGGCGCCATCGCCTTCGAAAAATGGACAGGCATCCGTCCGGATACAGAAGAAATGATTGAATTGATTACGGAAAAACTAGGAGGAAATCATGTTAACAGGTAA
- the yhbY gene encoding ribosome assembly RNA-binding protein YhbY — protein MLTGKQKRFLRSEAHHLDPIFQVGKGGVNEAMLVQIGEALEKRELVKISILQNNEDGKHEVAKHLAEGTKAELVQLIGHTVVLYKVSVNNKRIDLP, from the coding sequence ATGTTAACAGGTAAACAAAAACGTTTTTTAAGAAGCGAAGCGCATCATTTGGACCCGATTTTTCAAGTCGGAAAAGGCGGCGTCAATGAAGCGATGCTCGTACAGATCGGGGAAGCTCTTGAAAAACGCGAACTCGTAAAAATCAGCATTCTGCAAAACAATGAAGATGGCAAGCACGAAGTGGCCAAGCATCTGGCTGAAGGGACTAAAGCTGAATTGGTTCAATTGATTGGCCATACGGTCGTCTTGTATAAAGTTTCAGTCAACAACAAACGGATTGACCTTCCGTGA
- a CDS encoding nicotinate-nucleotide adenylyltransferase yields MKKRKIGILGGTFNPPHIGHLIMANEAYYTLGLDEVRFMPNAIAPHKEAKGIDTKTRVEMTRLAIEGQAHFRLEDIEVSGGGVSYTYETMVKLIDREPECEFYFIIGGDMVESLHTWHRVGELSKLVQFVGIGRPGYKAETDYPVRMIDSPEMHVSSTMLRERVAAGKPLTFFVPEHVETLIRKERLYGSEPDAPKSQRTST; encoded by the coding sequence GTGAAAAAACGCAAAATCGGCATTCTGGGCGGCACATTCAACCCGCCGCACATCGGCCATTTAATCATGGCCAATGAAGCCTACTACACACTAGGCTTGGATGAAGTGCGTTTTATGCCGAATGCCATCGCACCGCACAAGGAAGCGAAAGGCATCGATACAAAAACGCGTGTCGAGATGACGCGACTGGCCATTGAAGGGCAAGCCCATTTCCGTCTAGAAGATATTGAAGTGTCAGGCGGCGGGGTGTCGTATACGTATGAGACGATGGTCAAACTGATCGACCGTGAACCAGAATGCGAATTTTATTTCATTATCGGCGGCGATATGGTCGAAAGTCTGCATACCTGGCACCGGGTTGGCGAGCTGTCTAAATTGGTACAGTTTGTTGGCATTGGCCGTCCGGGATATAAGGCTGAAACCGATTACCCAGTAAGGATGATCGATTCACCAGAAATGCATGTGTCTTCGACGATGCTCCGGGAGCGTGTAGCAGCGGGCAAGCCCTTGACTTTTTTCGTTCCCGAGCACGTGGAAACACTGATACGGAAGGAGCGATTGTATGGATCCGAGCCTGATGCTCCAAAAAGTCAAAGAACGTCTACCTGA